Proteins encoded together in one Marinithermus hydrothermalis DSM 14884 window:
- the ruvB gene encoding Holliday junction branch migration DNA helicase RuvB has protein sequence MEDLTLRPQTLDEYVGQTRLKEKLRVYLQAAKARGEPLDHMLLFGPPGLGKTTLAHVIANELGVNIRVTSGPAIEKPGDLAAILTNSLEEGDILFIDEIHRLSRTAEEHLYPAMEDFKIDIVLGQGPAARTLRLELPRFTLIGATTRPGLISSPLRSRFGIIEHLEFYTPEELAEGVARDARLLGLEIEHEAALEIGRRARGTMRIAKRLFRRVRDFAEVAGDPRVTLERAREALDALGLDALGLDARDRKILETILTRFAGGPVGLETLATALSEDPQTLEEVHEPFLIQLGLIKRTPRGRVATERAYRHLGLPVPEGERGLFE, from the coding sequence GTGGAGGACCTCACCCTCCGTCCACAAACGCTGGACGAGTACGTCGGCCAAACGCGGCTCAAGGAAAAGCTCCGGGTCTACCTCCAGGCCGCCAAGGCCCGTGGGGAGCCCCTGGACCACATGCTCCTCTTCGGCCCCCCGGGCCTAGGCAAGACCACGCTTGCGCACGTGATCGCCAACGAACTCGGGGTGAACATCCGCGTCACCTCCGGGCCCGCGATCGAAAAACCCGGGGACCTGGCCGCGATCCTCACGAACTCCCTCGAGGAAGGGGACATCCTCTTCATCGACGAGATCCACCGGCTGTCGCGCACCGCCGAGGAGCACCTGTACCCCGCGATGGAGGACTTCAAGATCGACATCGTGCTGGGCCAGGGTCCCGCGGCGCGCACCCTCCGGCTCGAGCTGCCGCGCTTCACGCTGATCGGCGCCACCACCCGCCCCGGCCTGATCTCCAGCCCCTTGCGGAGCCGGTTCGGTATCATCGAGCACCTCGAGTTCTACACTCCCGAGGAGCTCGCGGAAGGCGTGGCGCGCGACGCGCGGCTGCTGGGGCTCGAGATCGAGCACGAGGCGGCCTTGGAGATCGGGCGGCGCGCGCGCGGCACGATGCGCATCGCCAAACGCCTCTTCCGCCGCGTGCGGGACTTCGCCGAGGTCGCGGGCGACCCCCGCGTGACCCTCGAGCGCGCCCGGGAGGCCCTGGACGCCTTGGGCCTGGATGCCTTAGGCCTGGACGCCCGCGACCGGAAGATCCTCGAAACGATCCTAACGCGGTTCGCGGGCGGGCCGGTGGGCCTCGAGACGCTCGCTACCGCGCTCAGCGAGGACCCTCAGACGCTGGAGGAGGTGCACGAGCCGTTTTTGATCCAGCTGGGCTTGATCAAGCGCACGCCCCGCGGCCGCGTGGCCACCGAGCGGGCGTACCGGCACCTGGGCCTGCCCGTCCCGGAGGGGGAGCGGGGATTGTTCGAGTAA
- a CDS encoding mannose-1-phosphate guanylyltransferase produces MDAYAVVMAGGRGERLWPLSTPEHPKPFLRLFNGKSLLEATLDRLAGLFPEERTLLLLREDLKPAVEALEPKARVVYEPSARDTAGALVLALAHVAHEAPQARLVLLPADHYVNDTQLFQNDLTAALEAADPPHVVTLGIPPTRPETGYGYIRLGARENGWHRAEAFVEKPTYATALHYLQSRQYLWNAGIFAFAVPTMEALLEAHLPEHYRAYRALRAAIGTDAYPEVLAEHWATLPKTSIDYGIMEKAPHVRVIPARFGWDDVGTWRALERTLPLDEYDNAVAGTGRHVGVETRGCVIYAQDGLVATLGVSGLIVAQLGKTVLVADKERAHEVRELVRRLENGQAS; encoded by the coding sequence GTGGACGCCTACGCCGTAGTGATGGCCGGGGGACGGGGCGAACGGCTCTGGCCCCTCTCCACCCCCGAACACCCCAAGCCCTTCCTGCGCCTGTTCAACGGCAAGAGCCTGCTCGAGGCCACCCTGGACCGCCTCGCGGGCCTCTTCCCCGAGGAGCGCACCCTCCTCCTCCTCCGCGAGGACCTCAAGCCGGCGGTCGAGGCGCTCGAGCCCAAGGCCCGCGTGGTCTACGAGCCGAGCGCGCGCGACACCGCCGGGGCGCTCGTCCTCGCCCTGGCCCACGTGGCGCACGAAGCCCCCCAGGCGCGGCTGGTCCTGTTGCCCGCGGACCACTACGTCAACGACACCCAACTCTTCCAAAACGACCTCACGGCGGCCCTCGAGGCGGCCGATCCCCCGCACGTGGTGACGCTCGGCATCCCCCCGACCCGGCCGGAGACCGGGTACGGCTACATCCGGCTCGGCGCGCGCGAGAACGGCTGGCACCGGGCCGAGGCCTTCGTGGAAAAACCCACGTACGCGACGGCCCTGCACTACCTGCAGTCGCGACAGTACCTCTGGAACGCGGGCATCTTCGCCTTCGCGGTCCCCACCATGGAGGCGCTCCTCGAGGCGCACCTCCCCGAGCACTACCGGGCCTACCGCGCCCTCCGCGCGGCCATCGGGACCGACGCCTACCCCGAGGTGCTCGCGGAACACTGGGCCACGCTCCCCAAGACCTCCATCGACTACGGCATCATGGAAAAGGCCCCGCACGTGCGCGTGATCCCCGCCCGCTTCGGCTGGGACGACGTGGGCACCTGGCGGGCCCTCGAGCGCACCCTGCCCTTGGACGAGTACGACAACGCCGTCGCGGGCACGGGACGGCACGTGGGCGTCGAGACCCGCGGGTGCGTGATCTACGCTCAGGACGGGCTGGTCGCCACCCTGGGGGTCTCCGGGCTGATCGTGGCTCAGCTCGGCAAGACCGTGCTCGTCGCGGACAAGGAACGCGCCCACGAGGTGCGCGAGCTGGTGCGGCGCCTCGAGAACGGGCAAGCCTCCTAA
- a CDS encoding glycosyltransferase family 4 protein: MVALVGTYPPIHCGIATFDRDLKTALEEAGLPVRIALIAHPEELDRVRAPEVRWRIPKTDRPAYRALAEALSREAETVLLNHEYGLFGGPEGAWVLEFAQALSTPLVTILHTIFPEPTPDQARILRTLARLSHRVVTMAESGRAILTQTYGIPPDRIAVIPHGIPDLPYPDRAALKRALGLEAGPLLLTFGLIRPEKGLETVIQALPRVLERHPNATYVIAGATHPYQRRAHEEAYRESLAALAERLGVAHAVRFYDRFLPEEELRQLIGAADLYLLPYPRLGQITSGVLSYGFALGKAILATPFLHAKETLTPERGVLLPPNDPAAWADAITELLDHPERIEALSCAAYAYGRRLTWRTIGQRYRELLAQPMPLSA, encoded by the coding sequence ATGGTCGCACTGGTTGGCACCTACCCCCCCATCCACTGCGGCATCGCCACCTTCGACCGGGACCTCAAAACGGCACTAGAAGAGGCTGGGCTCCCCGTGCGGATCGCGCTGATCGCGCACCCCGAGGAGCTGGACCGGGTACGCGCCCCCGAGGTGCGCTGGCGCATCCCCAAAACGGACCGCCCCGCCTACCGCGCCCTCGCCGAGGCCCTCTCCCGCGAGGCGGAGACCGTCCTCCTCAACCACGAGTACGGCCTGTTCGGCGGCCCGGAAGGCGCGTGGGTGCTCGAGTTCGCCCAGGCGCTCAGCACCCCCCTCGTCACGATCCTGCACACCATCTTCCCCGAGCCCACCCCGGACCAGGCCCGCATCCTGCGCACCCTGGCCCGCCTGAGCCACCGGGTCGTGACCATGGCCGAAAGCGGGCGCGCGATCCTGACGCAAACCTACGGCATCCCCCCGGACCGCATCGCCGTCATCCCGCACGGCATCCCAGACCTCCCCTACCCCGACCGCGCCGCCCTCAAACGGGCCCTCGGCCTCGAGGCGGGCCCCCTCCTCCTCACCTTCGGCCTGATCCGCCCCGAGAAGGGCCTGGAGACCGTGATCCAGGCCCTGCCCCGGGTGCTGGAACGCCACCCTAACGCCACCTACGTGATCGCCGGAGCCACCCACCCCTACCAGCGCCGCGCCCACGAGGAGGCCTACCGCGAGTCCCTCGCCGCGCTGGCCGAGCGGCTCGGCGTGGCGCACGCGGTGCGGTTTTACGACCGGTTCCTGCCCGAGGAGGAGCTCCGCCAGCTGATCGGCGCGGCGGACCTGTACCTCCTCCCCTACCCCCGGCTCGGGCAGATCACCTCCGGGGTGCTCTCCTACGGGTTCGCCCTGGGCAAGGCCATCCTCGCCACGCCCTTCCTGCACGCCAAAGAAACCCTCACGCCCGAGCGGGGCGTGCTCTTGCCGCCGAACGACCCCGCGGCGTGGGCCGACGCGATCACCGAGTTGCTCGACCACCCCGAACGCATCGAGGCCCTCTCCTGCGCGGCCTACGCCTACGGCCGCCGCCTCACCTGGCGCACGATCGGCCAGCGCTACCGGGAGCTCCTCGCCCAACCCATGCCGCTCAGCGCCTAA
- a CDS encoding glycoside hydrolase family 130 protein, producing the protein MVRLQRHPQNPILLPNPASPWQALNVFNPAVVYANGLFHMIYRAQGLDYISRLGYAVSVDGVRFNRLEDPIFEPEHDLEWRGVEDPRVVWLEDRFFMTYTGYSRQGIQPYLAESTNLIHWQRRGVALPEMENKDHVLFPERVGGRYVMLHRRPPAIWIAFSEDLEHWEGHRPILEPRPGLWDEARVGAGGPPIPTEAGWLLIYHGVDARNTYRLGLALLDREDPTRVVARPKGFVLEPEEVWELRGDVPNVVFACANPVVEGTVYVYYGGADRVIGLATAPLEELVAAALKGE; encoded by the coding sequence ATGGTGCGTTTACAACGCCATCCCCAAAACCCGATCCTCTTGCCGAACCCGGCCTCGCCGTGGCAGGCGCTGAACGTCTTTAACCCGGCGGTGGTGTACGCGAACGGCCTGTTCCACATGATCTACCGCGCCCAGGGGCTGGATTACATCTCGCGCCTCGGGTACGCGGTCTCCGTGGACGGGGTGCGGTTCAACCGTTTGGAGGACCCGATCTTCGAGCCGGAGCACGACCTGGAGTGGCGCGGCGTGGAGGACCCCCGGGTGGTGTGGCTCGAGGACCGGTTCTTCATGACCTACACCGGGTACTCGCGCCAAGGCATCCAGCCGTACCTCGCGGAGAGCACGAACTTGATCCACTGGCAGCGGCGCGGCGTGGCCTTGCCCGAGATGGAGAACAAGGACCACGTCCTCTTCCCGGAGCGCGTCGGGGGGCGGTACGTGATGCTGCACCGGCGCCCCCCTGCGATCTGGATCGCGTTCTCCGAGGACCTGGAGCACTGGGAGGGGCACCGGCCCATCCTCGAGCCGCGCCCGGGGCTTTGGGACGAGGCGCGGGTGGGGGCGGGTGGCCCGCCGATCCCGACGGAGGCGGGGTGGCTTTTGATCTACCACGGGGTGGACGCGCGCAACACTTACCGGTTGGGCCTGGCCTTGCTCGATCGGGAGGACCCCACGCGGGTCGTCGCCCGCCCCAAGGGGTTCGTGCTCGAGCCGGAGGAGGTCTGGGAGCTGCGGGGCGACGTGCCGAACGTGGTGTTCGCCTGCGCGAACCCCGTGGTGGAGGGAACGGTGTACGTGTACTACGGCGGCGCGGACCGCGTGATCGGCCTGGCGACGGCGCCGCTCGAGGAGCTGGTGGCCGCGGCCCTCAAGGGTGAATGA
- the panB gene encoding 3-methyl-2-oxobutanoate hydroxymethyltransferase — MAKLTVLDLKAKKGPGSLVMVTAYDYPTARIAQEAGVDLILVGDSLGMVVLGYDSTVPVTMEEMLHHVKAARRGAPETFLIADMPFLSFATPEAALENAGRFLKEGGADAVKLEGGLEVVPVVEALVRAGIPVLGHVGLTPQTASSLGGYRVQGKDAESARRIVEGARALEAAGVWGVVLEMVPTPLARRVTEELTVPTIGIGAGPVTDGQVLVFHDLVGIFDRFKPKFVKRYAEAGALMREAVAAYAREVREGVFPDEAHSFGMREEILKKVYGD; from the coding sequence ATGGCCAAGCTCACCGTTTTGGACCTCAAGGCGAAGAAAGGCCCCGGAAGCCTGGTCATGGTGACCGCGTACGACTACCCCACCGCGCGGATCGCCCAGGAGGCCGGGGTGGACCTGATCCTGGTGGGCGACTCCCTCGGCATGGTGGTCCTCGGGTACGACTCGACCGTGCCCGTCACGATGGAGGAGATGCTGCACCACGTCAAGGCCGCACGGCGCGGAGCCCCCGAGACCTTCCTCATCGCGGACATGCCCTTCCTCTCCTTCGCGACCCCCGAGGCGGCCCTGGAGAACGCGGGGCGCTTCCTCAAGGAGGGCGGGGCGGACGCGGTCAAGCTCGAAGGCGGCCTCGAGGTCGTCCCCGTCGTCGAGGCGCTCGTCCGGGCGGGCATCCCGGTCCTGGGGCACGTGGGCCTCACCCCGCAGACCGCCTCGAGCCTGGGAGGGTACCGCGTCCAGGGCAAAGACGCTGAAAGCGCGCGCCGGATCGTGGAGGGCGCGCGGGCCCTCGAGGCGGCCGGGGTCTGGGGGGTGGTGCTCGAGATGGTCCCCACCCCGCTCGCCCGGCGGGTGACCGAGGAGCTCACCGTGCCCACGATCGGGATCGGGGCGGGGCCGGTGACGGACGGGCAGGTGCTGGTCTTCCACGACCTGGTGGGGATCTTTGACCGCTTCAAGCCCAAGTTCGTGAAGCGGTACGCCGAGGCCGGTGCGCTGATGCGCGAGGCGGTGGCCGCGTACGCGCGGGAGGTGCGCGAGGGCGTCTTCCCCGACGAGGCGCACAGCTTCGGCATGCGGGAGGAGATCCTCAAGAAGGTGTATGGCGACTAG
- a CDS encoding ketopantoate reductase family protein encodes MATRRVRYPIAVVGAGALGRLFAAGLARVGPVVLVARDAQRAAALAQGYTWVTLEGARRVRPPVAHPGALPEADWVVLVVKGPDTAAAARLAGRMRPKGVLSLQNGLVEATLRRALPGLHAAQGVTTEGAYREGERVVWAGRGETLVPPGFEPIAQALAQAGFRARVEPSIHEARLKKLLVNLVINPLTALARVENGRVAEPPLDALARRLIAEALPVLRGEGLELTPREAEALVFGVARDTARNRSSMLQDVLAGRPTELETLTGAFVALAERRGLEVPTHRAVYALLQAWEQARGLGDDA; translated from the coding sequence ATGGCGACTAGGCGGGTGCGCTACCCGATCGCGGTCGTGGGGGCGGGGGCGCTGGGGCGGCTGTTCGCGGCAGGGTTAGCCCGGGTGGGGCCCGTCGTGCTGGTGGCGCGCGACGCGCAGCGCGCGGCGGCGCTCGCGCAGGGGTACACCTGGGTCACGCTGGAAGGCGCGCGCCGGGTGCGCCCCCCGGTCGCCCACCCCGGGGCCCTTCCCGAGGCGGACTGGGTGGTGCTCGTGGTCAAGGGGCCGGATACCGCAGCCGCGGCGCGCCTCGCCGGGCGCATGCGGCCTAAAGGTGTGCTCTCCCTGCAAAACGGCCTGGTGGAGGCGACGCTGCGCCGCGCGCTGCCCGGCCTGCACGCCGCGCAAGGCGTGACCACCGAGGGGGCGTACCGGGAGGGGGAGCGGGTCGTGTGGGCGGGGCGCGGCGAGACCCTCGTGCCCCCCGGGTTCGAGCCGATAGCGCAGGCCCTGGCGCAGGCGGGGTTTCGCGCCCGGGTGGAGCCCAGCATTCACGAGGCCCGCCTGAAAAAACTCCTCGTGAACCTGGTGATCAACCCCCTCACCGCCCTCGCGCGGGTGGAGAACGGCCGGGTGGCCGAGCCGCCCCTCGACGCGCTGGCGCGCCGCCTGATCGCCGAGGCCCTCCCGGTGCTGCGTGGTGAGGGCCTCGAGCTCACCCCCCGGGAGGCGGAGGCGTTGGTGTTTGGGGTGGCGCGGGATACCGCGCGGAACCGGAGCAGCATGCTCCAGGACGTGCTGGCCGGGCGGCCTACCGAGCTCGAGACGCTCACCGGCGCGTTCGTGGCGCTGGCCGAGCGGCGGGGCCTCGAGGTCCCCACGCACCGGGCGGTGTACGCGTTGCTTCAGGCTTGGGAGCAAGCCCGCGGCTTGGGGGATGACGCATAA
- a CDS encoding RluA family pseudouridine synthase, which produces MGSVEVRFSAEGVRLDQAVAERTGASRAKAQAWIAAGYVRVDGVPVTKPGKRLKGETVEVVAPPDPPPRVAPEQRDLEILYEDEDMVVVNKPPGMATHPAPGLTSGTLVNALMGRYAQAAVEGEPPEQVRPGIVHRLDRDTSGVIVVGRHDAAVRRLADAFKNRFVFKRYVAITVGQPPEMTLVAPIGRHPVERHKMHVSGVNARYAETDFSLLATVDGHALVDARPHTGRTHQIRVHLKHLYAPILGDELYGKPSPYISRQALHAYELRIPHPRSGRIMTFVAPVPRDMVAAWEALGGRWPDGLERADVAPPAGGSA; this is translated from the coding sequence ATGGGGAGCGTGGAGGTGCGGTTCAGCGCGGAGGGCGTACGCTTGGATCAGGCGGTTGCGGAACGGACGGGCGCCTCGAGGGCCAAGGCCCAGGCCTGGATCGCGGCCGGGTACGTGCGGGTCGATGGGGTGCCCGTGACCAAGCCGGGGAAGCGGCTTAAGGGCGAGACCGTGGAGGTCGTGGCCCCGCCCGACCCCCCGCCCCGGGTCGCGCCGGAACAGCGGGACCTCGAGATCCTGTACGAGGACGAGGACATGGTGGTGGTGAACAAACCGCCCGGCATGGCGACCCACCCCGCTCCGGGCCTGACGAGCGGCACGCTGGTGAACGCCCTGATGGGGCGGTACGCGCAGGCCGCCGTGGAGGGCGAGCCTCCCGAGCAGGTGCGGCCGGGGATCGTGCACCGGCTGGACCGCGACACCTCGGGCGTGATCGTGGTGGGGCGGCACGACGCCGCCGTGCGACGGCTGGCGGACGCGTTTAAGAACCGCTTCGTGTTCAAGCGGTACGTGGCGATCACCGTAGGCCAGCCCCCGGAGATGACCCTAGTCGCGCCGATCGGCCGGCACCCGGTGGAGCGCCACAAGATGCACGTGAGCGGCGTGAACGCCCGGTACGCGGAGACGGACTTCAGCCTGCTCGCCACGGTGGACGGCCACGCCCTGGTGGACGCCCGCCCCCACACCGGCCGCACGCACCAGATCCGCGTGCACCTCAAGCACCTGTACGCCCCCATCCTGGGGGACGAGCTGTACGGCAAGCCAAGCCCCTACATCTCGCGCCAGGCCCTGCACGCCTACGAGCTGCGCATCCCGCACCCGCGTAGCGGTCGGATCATGACCTTCGTCGCGCCGGTCCCGCGCGACATGGTCGCGGCCTGGGAGGCCTTGGGCGGCCGGTGGCCGGACGGCCTCGAGCGCGCGGACGTGGCTCCGCCCGCGGGAGGGAGCGCTTAA
- a CDS encoding PQQ-dependent sugar dehydrogenase, whose translation MIRLKRCVALGAALVAASSLAQPPLPQIALQPVVTGLTRPVALAVAPNRPDWLFLVEQGGRIRVFDGSALRPTPFLDLSERVSCCGERGLLGLAFHPQYGENGFFFVNYTDTAGNTVVARYRVSADPARADPASATVLLTLPQPFGNHNGGQLAFGPDGYLYIGTGDGGSGGDPLNNGQRLDTLLGKLLRIDVNTTPYGIPPDNPFRRVPGARPEIWAYGLRNPWRFSFDRATGDLYIADVGQNRWEEVNLQPAGSPGGQNYGWRVMEGRHCFTPPEGCAQEGLVLPILEYDHTQGCSITGGYVYRGRAIPGLEGVYLYGDFCSGRIWGAWNKDGRWHNALLLETDLAISAFGEDAQGEVYVLDYASGTVYRIAPGGS comes from the coding sequence ATGATCCGGTTGAAACGATGCGTTGCGCTCGGCGCGGCACTCGTGGCCGCCAGTAGCCTGGCGCAACCGCCCCTGCCTCAGATCGCGCTCCAGCCCGTCGTCACGGGCCTCACCCGCCCCGTGGCCCTGGCCGTCGCCCCGAACCGCCCCGACTGGCTCTTCCTCGTGGAGCAGGGGGGGCGGATCCGGGTCTTTGACGGCAGCGCGCTGCGCCCCACTCCGTTCCTGGACCTCTCGGAACGGGTCTCCTGCTGCGGCGAGCGGGGCCTTTTAGGGCTCGCCTTCCACCCCCAGTACGGCGAGAACGGGTTCTTCTTCGTGAACTACACCGACACCGCGGGGAACACGGTGGTGGCGCGCTACCGCGTCTCGGCGGACCCGGCGCGGGCCGACCCCGCCTCCGCCACGGTGCTCCTCACTCTCCCCCAGCCCTTCGGGAACCACAACGGCGGGCAACTCGCCTTCGGCCCGGACGGGTACCTGTACATCGGCACCGGGGACGGGGGGAGCGGCGGCGACCCCCTCAACAATGGGCAGCGGCTGGACACCCTACTCGGCAAACTCCTCCGGATCGACGTGAACACCACCCCGTACGGGATCCCTCCCGATAACCCCTTCCGCCGCGTTCCCGGCGCCCGCCCCGAGATCTGGGCTTACGGGCTCCGGAACCCCTGGCGGTTCAGCTTCGACCGCGCCACCGGCGACCTGTACATCGCGGACGTGGGCCAGAACCGCTGGGAGGAGGTCAACCTCCAACCGGCGGGCAGCCCCGGCGGTCAGAACTACGGCTGGCGCGTCATGGAAGGCCGCCACTGCTTCACGCCACCCGAGGGGTGCGCCCAGGAAGGGCTCGTCCTCCCCATCCTCGAGTACGACCACACCCAAGGCTGCTCGATCACCGGCGGGTACGTGTACCGGGGACGCGCCATCCCGGGCCTCGAGGGGGTGTATCTGTACGGGGACTTCTGCTCCGGGCGGATCTGGGGCGCTTGGAACAAGGACGGCCGCTGGCATAACGCCCTCCTTCTCGAGACCGACCTCGCGATCAGCGCGTTCGGCGAAGACGCCCAGGGCGAGGTGTACGTCCTCGACTACGCCTCGGGAACCGTGTACCGGATCGCGCCGGGCGGCTCTTAA
- a CDS encoding LysM peptidoglycan-binding domain-containing protein, which yields MQPNPWRTRAAGLAIALGLLLAAPTPAQEAAPQAPSIEALQAELEQRAQQVTALLQALNARNLRIAELEAELAAKTTRISQVEAAAAALFAQRDALRQELEQVKAERDALQAQVAALTEELEAAQENAQQSTARVEELEAQLAEAQALAEELERLQAERDQLQAALEEARSQAGRAPELAAQLEALQAEHARVQAALEEAQARLAALEGTASRASRSLEAVADELELALNLARALLSAYPLPPGETVASAEAGVLEAQLLAAQRIADKLANARGLYTVQAGDSLSSIAAFFYRDATRWTDILEANRGVLEDPDRLEPGMVLVIPR from the coding sequence ATGCAACCAAATCCCTGGCGCACCCGTGCCGCCGGCCTCGCGATCGCACTCGGCCTATTGCTGGCCGCTCCCACCCCCGCCCAAGAGGCGGCACCCCAAGCGCCGTCCATAGAAGCCCTACAAGCCGAGCTCGAGCAGCGCGCCCAGCAAGTCACGGCCCTCTTGCAGGCCCTGAACGCGCGCAACCTGCGGATCGCCGAGCTCGAGGCCGAACTCGCCGCGAAAACCACGCGGATCTCACAGGTGGAGGCCGCCGCCGCCGCCCTCTTCGCGCAGCGCGACGCCCTCCGGCAGGAGCTCGAGCAGGTCAAAGCGGAGCGCGACGCGCTCCAGGCCCAGGTCGCCGCCCTCACCGAGGAGCTCGAGGCGGCCCAGGAAAACGCCCAGCAGAGCACCGCGCGCGTAGAGGAGCTGGAGGCCCAACTCGCCGAGGCGCAGGCCCTCGCCGAGGAGCTCGAACGGCTCCAGGCGGAGCGCGACCAGTTGCAGGCCGCGCTCGAGGAAGCCCGCAGCCAGGCCGGCCGCGCACCGGAGCTCGCAGCCCAGCTCGAGGCCCTCCAGGCCGAGCACGCGCGGGTCCAAGCCGCCCTCGAAGAGGCCCAAGCCCGGCTCGCCGCGCTCGAAGGCACCGCCAGTCGCGCTTCCCGAAGCCTGGAAGCGGTCGCGGACGAGCTCGAGCTCGCCCTGAACCTCGCGCGTGCGCTCCTAAGCGCCTACCCCCTTCCTCCAGGGGAAACGGTCGCCAGCGCCGAGGCCGGGGTGCTCGAGGCGCAGCTTCTGGCCGCCCAGCGCATCGCGGACAAGCTCGCGAACGCCCGCGGCCTGTACACCGTGCAGGCCGGGGACAGCCTCTCCAGCATCGCCGCCTTCTTCTACCGGGACGCCACGCGCTGGACGGACATCCTCGAAGCGAACCGCGGGGTGCTGGAGGACCCGGACCGGCTCGAGCCGGGCATGGTGCTCGTCATCCCCCGCTAA
- a CDS encoding TlyA family RNA methyltransferase: protein MERKRLDVLLVERGMAASRAKAQALIRAGRVRVAGRIVTKASAKVSLTDPIEVLEPLRYVGRGGYKLEAALEAFGVNPRGWVCADVGASTGGFTDCLLQRGAARVYAIDVGRDQLHPALRADPRVVVMEGVNARYLEALTERVDLVVMDVAFISQTKLLPVVRRWVKDDGALITLVKPQFEAGPGATRSGVVRDPAVWRRALRGVVACAEGVGLGALGLIPSPVRGGDGNQEFLLYLRPGVRGDVDVDGAVAAALAL from the coding sequence ATGGAACGCAAGCGATTGGACGTCCTGCTTGTGGAGCGGGGGATGGCTGCTTCCCGCGCCAAGGCCCAGGCCTTGATCCGGGCGGGGCGGGTGCGGGTCGCGGGCCGCATCGTGACCAAGGCCAGCGCGAAGGTGAGCCTGACGGATCCCATCGAGGTGCTCGAGCCCCTGCGGTACGTGGGCCGCGGGGGGTACAAGCTCGAGGCGGCCCTGGAGGCGTTTGGCGTGAACCCGAGGGGGTGGGTGTGCGCGGACGTGGGGGCCTCCACCGGGGGGTTCACGGACTGCTTGCTGCAGCGCGGCGCGGCGCGGGTGTACGCGATCGACGTGGGGCGGGACCAGCTGCACCCTGCCTTGCGGGCGGATCCGCGCGTGGTGGTGATGGAGGGGGTGAACGCGCGTTACCTGGAGGCGCTGACCGAGCGGGTGGACCTCGTGGTGATGGACGTGGCCTTCATCTCCCAGACCAAGCTCCTCCCGGTTGTGCGGCGCTGGGTGAAGGACGACGGGGCTCTGATCACCCTGGTGAAGCCGCAGTTCGAGGCGGGGCCTGGCGCTACGCGGTCGGGAGTGGTGCGGGACCCGGCGGTGTGGCGGCGGGCGTTGCGGGGGGTCGTGGCCTGCGCGGAAGGGGTGGGGTTGGGGGCGTTGGGCCTCATACCCAGCCCCGTGCGTGGCGGGGACGGCAACCAGGAGTTCTTGCTCTACCTTCGGCCCGGAGTACGGGGCGACGTGGATGTGGACGGCGCGGTGGCGGCGGCCCTGGCCTTATAG